A single Mercenaria mercenaria strain notata chromosome 9, MADL_Memer_1, whole genome shotgun sequence DNA region contains:
- the LOC128559542 gene encoding uncharacterized protein LOC128559542 isoform X3, with product MKYSRKKKKYTVFSPALIFSNIFLAMKERSVKYRIVVNMNNTLCVITSATVLVYGQTDSNCTSTSTTGTHFMVAVPESTIKPDKIVLHITSTNMTNVTVKAPDIYFDRTFSIVDHIQVNLSSGIMHTSSGTSKKGIEIKCDKPCSVAVLPHHSNDAVEGFLAYPVNALSTKYVISSYDPNSGSSSEFLLAGIEDNTHVELTKHYGRYIDGNTLTFNKFNTYMFKSRYDLSDSMISSSKPIAVFSATGSSKIPNGYGDFQYIVEQMIPTKFWSKSYIVPALYPREEYLYRIYSAENDTSVIQHHDNATNTTLDSTTHISNLASNPSVIIADKPISVIQYCYDRDTMYGDPFMTTVQAISQFENTYEFITDFDRMNTGIWPVTLAITALSTDVSGILLDGSNSYIHLHGHKEPVPPPLDNYTVIYINMTSETFGSFHTLHHEFGKPFGATLYSLPGTAAGYGYPLKFALKDKVCQMPTTTTTTTTTMTTTTTTTTSTTAATTTTTLAITTTTPIPSSAKVSTTTEWNSATAFYINNNTGTNQSGIQCFDCRDIPHLKYCDKVTTCSLHEVCYVESYTKPHGEKLYRSGCIQKERCIPLSGQNDCLQCCESHDFCNMDGCEEEAQGSLSGGNRGPYCYDCSHLGENEKCHSVQICPSDQVCMVEKYTWGDNDFNYVMGCIRPHVCEARKRSIVDRKLNVRHAPVCTHCCSSDFCNQNCTHHYTPGIIG from the exons ATGAAATACAGTCGAAAGAAGAAGAAATACACTGTCTTCTCGCCTGCACTCATATTCAGCAATATATTTTTAGCAATGAAAGAAAGAAGTGTCAAGTACAGAATAGTGGTAAATATGAACAACACA CTCTGTGTGATAACTAGTGCTACAGTACTGGtttatggacagacagacagtaaCTGTACGAGTACAT cTACCACTGGAACGCATTTCATGGTTGCCGTGCCGGAAAGTACCATAAAACCAGACAAAATAGTGCTTCATATCACATCCACAAACATGACAAACGTTACCGTGAAAGCCCCAGACATATATTTTGATCGGACATTCAGCATTGTAGACCACATACAAGTGAACTTATCAAGTGGAATAATGCATACTAGTTCCGGAACGTCCAAGAAAGGAATAGAAATAAAGTGTGACAAGCCATGCTCTGTTGCTGTGTTACCTCACCATTCAAACGACGCAGTTGAAGGATTTCTAGCCTATCCCGTTAACGCGCTTTCAACTAAATATGTTATATCATCATATGACCCTAACAGCGGATCTTCAAGCGAATTTTTACTAGCAGGAATAGAAGATAACACACACGTTGAACTAACTAAACATTACGGACGATACATTGACGGCAATACTCTTACTTTCAATAAATTTAACACATATATGTTTAAATCAAGATACGATCTTAGTGACTCAATGATTTCTAGTAGTAAGCCAATAGCAGTATTCTCTGCTACTGGATCGAGTAAAATTCCAAATGGTTATGGAGACTTTCAATATATTGTTGAACAAATGATTCCTACAAAGTTTTGGTCGAAGTCCTATATCGTACCAGCTCTGTATCCTAGAGAAGAATATCTTTATCGAATCTATAGTGCAGAAAATGATACATCCGTAATACAACATCATGACAATGCTACAAACACCACTCTTGATTCAACAACGCATATTTCGAATCTTGCATCTAATCCATCTGTGATTATAGCTGACAAACCCATAAGCGTGATTCAGTACTGTTATGATAGAGATACAATGTATGGGGATCCTTTCATGACGACTGTGCAAGCCATATCACAGTTCGAAAACACCTACGAATTTATCACTGACTTTGACCGCATGAACACCGGAATATGGCCTGTTACCTTAGCTATAACAGCACTATCTACTGATGTATCAGGGATACTTCTTGACGGCAGTAACTCTTATATTCATCTCCATGGCCACAAGGAGCCTGTGCCTCCACCTTTGGACAATTATACTGTTATTTACATTAATATGACCAGCGAAACGTTCGGAAGCTTTCACACCTTGCATCATGAATTCGGAAAACCATTTGGTGCAACGCTGTACAGTTTACCAGGAACAGCCGCAGGATATGGTTATCCATTGAAATTCGCTTTGAAAGACAAAG tttgtcaaatgcctacaacaacaacaacgacgacgacgacgatgacgacgacgactactactactacatcTACTACGGCGGCGACAACGACAACAACACTcgcaataacaacaacaacaccaattCCATCATCCGCTAAAGTGTCAACTACAACAGAGTGGAATTCAGCTACAGCCTTCTACATAAACAACAATACAGGAACCAATCaaa GTGGAATTCAGTGCTTCGACTGCCGAGATATTCCACACCTCAAATATTGTGATAAAGTCACTACTTGCTCCTTGCATGAG GTTTGCTACGTAGAGAGTTACACAAAGCCTCATGGAGAAAAACTGTACCGGTCAGGCTGTATTCAAAAGGAG AGGTGTATACCTTTGAGTGGACAAAATGACTGCCTACAGTGCTGTGAGTCTCATGACTTTTGCAATATGGACGGCTGTGAAGAAGAAG CTCAGGGTTCACTAAGTGGAGGAAACAGGGGACCATATTGTTACGACTGTTCTCATCTAggagaaaatgaaaaatgtcactCCGTGCAAATATGTCCCTCCGACCAG GTGTGTATGGTAGAGAAGTATACATGGGGTGACAATGACTTCAACTACGTCATGGGTTGTATACGTCCGcac GTTTGCGAAGCCAGGAAACGCTCTATTGTAGACCGGAAGCTGAATGTTCGTCACGCGCCTGTGTGTACACATTGCTGCTCCTCTGATTTCTGTAACCAGAACTGCACACACCATTACACACCTGGAATTATCG GTTAA
- the LOC128559542 gene encoding uncharacterized protein LOC128559542 isoform X2, whose protein sequence is MKYSRKKKKYTVFSPALIFSNIFLAMKERSVKYRIVLCVITSATVLVYGQTDSNCTSTSTTGTHFMVAVPESTIKPDKIVLHITSTNMTNVTVKAPDIYFDRTFSIVDHIQVNLSSGIMHTSSGTSKKGIEIKCDKPCSVAVLPHHSNDAVEGFLAYPVNALSTKYVISSYDPNSGSSSEFLLAGIEDNTHVELTKHYGRYIDGNTLTFNKFNTYMFKSRYDLSDSMISSSKPIAVFSATGSSKIPNGYGDFQYIVEQMIPTKFWSKSYIVPALYPREEYLYRIYSAENDTSVIQHHDNATNTTLDSTTHISNLASNPSVIIADKPISVIQYCYDRDTMYGDPFMTTVQAISQFENTYEFITDFDRMNTGIWPVTLAITALSTDVSGILLDGSNSYIHLHGHKEPVPPPLDNYTVIYINMTSETFGSFHTLHHEFGKPFGATLYSLPGTAAGYGYPLKFALKDKVCQMPTTTTTTTTTMTTTTTTTTSTTAATTTTTLAITTTTPIPSSAKVSTTTEWNSATAFYINNNTGTNQSGIQCFDCRDIPHLKYCDKVTTCSLHEVCYVESYTKPHGEKLYRSGCIQKERCIPLSGQNDCLQCCESHDFCNMDGCEEEAQGSLSGGNRGPYCYDCSHLGENEKCHSVQICPSDQVCMVEKYTWGDNDFNYVMGCIRPHVIYFLFLIQYLKVCEARKRSIVDRKLNVRHAPVCTHCCSSDFCNQNCTHHYTPGIIG, encoded by the exons ATGAAATACAGTCGAAAGAAGAAGAAATACACTGTCTTCTCGCCTGCACTCATATTCAGCAATATATTTTTAGCAATGAAAGAAAGAAGTGTCAAGTACAGAATAGTG CTCTGTGTGATAACTAGTGCTACAGTACTGGtttatggacagacagacagtaaCTGTACGAGTACAT cTACCACTGGAACGCATTTCATGGTTGCCGTGCCGGAAAGTACCATAAAACCAGACAAAATAGTGCTTCATATCACATCCACAAACATGACAAACGTTACCGTGAAAGCCCCAGACATATATTTTGATCGGACATTCAGCATTGTAGACCACATACAAGTGAACTTATCAAGTGGAATAATGCATACTAGTTCCGGAACGTCCAAGAAAGGAATAGAAATAAAGTGTGACAAGCCATGCTCTGTTGCTGTGTTACCTCACCATTCAAACGACGCAGTTGAAGGATTTCTAGCCTATCCCGTTAACGCGCTTTCAACTAAATATGTTATATCATCATATGACCCTAACAGCGGATCTTCAAGCGAATTTTTACTAGCAGGAATAGAAGATAACACACACGTTGAACTAACTAAACATTACGGACGATACATTGACGGCAATACTCTTACTTTCAATAAATTTAACACATATATGTTTAAATCAAGATACGATCTTAGTGACTCAATGATTTCTAGTAGTAAGCCAATAGCAGTATTCTCTGCTACTGGATCGAGTAAAATTCCAAATGGTTATGGAGACTTTCAATATATTGTTGAACAAATGATTCCTACAAAGTTTTGGTCGAAGTCCTATATCGTACCAGCTCTGTATCCTAGAGAAGAATATCTTTATCGAATCTATAGTGCAGAAAATGATACATCCGTAATACAACATCATGACAATGCTACAAACACCACTCTTGATTCAACAACGCATATTTCGAATCTTGCATCTAATCCATCTGTGATTATAGCTGACAAACCCATAAGCGTGATTCAGTACTGTTATGATAGAGATACAATGTATGGGGATCCTTTCATGACGACTGTGCAAGCCATATCACAGTTCGAAAACACCTACGAATTTATCACTGACTTTGACCGCATGAACACCGGAATATGGCCTGTTACCTTAGCTATAACAGCACTATCTACTGATGTATCAGGGATACTTCTTGACGGCAGTAACTCTTATATTCATCTCCATGGCCACAAGGAGCCTGTGCCTCCACCTTTGGACAATTATACTGTTATTTACATTAATATGACCAGCGAAACGTTCGGAAGCTTTCACACCTTGCATCATGAATTCGGAAAACCATTTGGTGCAACGCTGTACAGTTTACCAGGAACAGCCGCAGGATATGGTTATCCATTGAAATTCGCTTTGAAAGACAAAG tttgtcaaatgcctacaacaacaacaacgacgacgacgacgatgacgacgacgactactactactacatcTACTACGGCGGCGACAACGACAACAACACTcgcaataacaacaacaacaccaattCCATCATCCGCTAAAGTGTCAACTACAACAGAGTGGAATTCAGCTACAGCCTTCTACATAAACAACAATACAGGAACCAATCaaa GTGGAATTCAGTGCTTCGACTGCCGAGATATTCCACACCTCAAATATTGTGATAAAGTCACTACTTGCTCCTTGCATGAG GTTTGCTACGTAGAGAGTTACACAAAGCCTCATGGAGAAAAACTGTACCGGTCAGGCTGTATTCAAAAGGAG AGGTGTATACCTTTGAGTGGACAAAATGACTGCCTACAGTGCTGTGAGTCTCATGACTTTTGCAATATGGACGGCTGTGAAGAAGAAG CTCAGGGTTCACTAAGTGGAGGAAACAGGGGACCATATTGTTACGACTGTTCTCATCTAggagaaaatgaaaaatgtcactCCGTGCAAATATGTCCCTCCGACCAG GTGTGTATGGTAGAGAAGTATACATGGGGTGACAATGACTTCAACTACGTCATGGGTTGTATACGTCCGcacgtaatttattttttatttcttattcaatATCTTAAG GTTTGCGAAGCCAGGAAACGCTCTATTGTAGACCGGAAGCTGAATGTTCGTCACGCGCCTGTGTGTACACATTGCTGCTCCTCTGATTTCTGTAACCAGAACTGCACACACCATTACACACCTGGAATTATCG GTTAA